A segment of the Chitinivorax sp. PXF-14 genome:
TTGACGAAGGCGGTGGCTGCGTCGGAGTTGGCGATCATCACGATGGCCTGTGGCTTCACCGCGTTGATGGTCTTCACTGCGTCGCCGACGGCATTGGTCTTGAGGTTGTAGATGCCCTTGGTGGCGAGCTCCAGATTGTGCTCGCGCAGCGCGGCCTGCACGGCGGCAAGGCCGGTCTTGCCGAAGGCGTCGTCGGAATACAGTACGCCGATCTTCTGCATGCCGAGGCTCACCGCCTGCTTGACGATCTTGCGCGCCTCGTCGCCGTAGCTCGCGCGGACGTGGAACAGCTGCGGGATGTAGCCTTCCTGGATCGAGTCGGCCTCGAGCTTGTAATTGCCCTGGCCGGCGGCCTTTTCCTCGGTGCCGTAGGGCGCGCGCAGCGAGTCGGCGCCGGTGAGCGGGCCGACCAGCGCGATATTGGCTTTCTGCAGCGCCTTGGTGCGCACGATCAGCGCGATGTTGGGGGTGCCGGTGTAGCCGGCCAGCACGTCGACGTTATCGTTGATCAGTGCCTGGGTGTTCTGGTAAGTCTTGGGGGGCAGGCTGGCGTCGTCTTTCACGATCAGCGTGATCTTCTTGCCGCCCACGCCGCCCTTGGCGTTGATGGAGTCGAAATAGGCCTTCATGCCGGTCGAGTAGTCCTTGCCCGAATCAGACAGCGGGCCGGTCAGCGCCACCGACTGGCCTACGCGGATTTCACCGCCGGCGGCAAACGCGTTGGCGGCAAAGGCAAGGCTGACGGCAAGCATGCTTGCGCGGAACAGGTTTTTTTTCATTCTGACTCCACCCGATTTAAACGGTATTGGTATTGTTTTGGGCCGGGCAAACCGGCAAGATCGGTGCCAGTCGGACCGTCTGGCGCGATGCAAAACGCCGTCCGTATCTTATAGCATCGACGCGGCTTTTGCTAATATGGCAGCCCACTGATATTTCCCGCTTTTTCCCTGACCGTGCCCCCATCCAGCAACGATTTTGCAGGCCGCCTGATTGCCTGGCAGCAAGCCCACGGGCGCCACGATCTGCCCTGGCAGCACTCGCGCGACCCTTACCGGGTCTGGTTGTCCGAGATCATGCTGCAGCAGACCCAGGTCGCCACGGTGATCCCTTACTACCTGGCCTTTCTCGAACGCTTTCCCGATATCGCCGCGCTGGCCGCGGCGCCGCTCGACGACGTGCTGGCGGCCTGGAGCGGGCTCGGCTACTACACCCGGGCGCGCAATCTGCAAAAGGCCGCTCAGCAGATTGTGGCCGGGCATGGCGGCGTGTTTCCCGACGATGTCGCGCTGGTCGAGGCGCTGCCGGGTATTGGGCGTTCCACTGCGGCGGCGATCTGTGCGTTTTCGTTCGGGCAGCGCCGGGCGATTCTCGACGGCAACGTGAAGCGCGTGCTCGCGCGCTGGCTTGGCGTGGATGGCTACCCCGGCGACAAGAAGATCGAGACCCGGCTGTGGGCCGAGGCCGAGGCCTTGCTGCCGGCCATCGGCATCGAGGCCTACACGCAGGCGCAGATGGACCTGGGCAGCCTCATCTGCACGCGCGGCAAGCCGCGCTGCGATGCCTGCCCGGTCAGCACGGATTGTGTTGCCCTGCGCGACGGCCTGACCGCCGTGCTGCCGGCACCGAAGCCGAGAAAGGCCATCCCGAGCCGGGCCACGGTCATGCTGCTGGCCTGGGACGGCGACCGGCTGCTGCTCACGCGGCGCCCGCCGAGCGGCATCTGGGGCGGCCTGTGGTGCCTGCCCGAGGTGGCGTCCACGCTCGATGCCGAGACTTTTTGCACGCAGCACGGCCTGACGCTGCTGGCCGACCAGGCCGCTGCGGACTTCGAGCATGTGTTCACGCATTTCCGTCTCACCATCACCCCCCATGCGCTGCAGGTGGCGCGCGGCACGGCGCTTGCCGCTGAGCCGGACTGGGACTGGTTCACGCGCGAGCAGGCGCTCGCCGCCGGCATTCCGCAACCTTTGCGCAAATTGCTGTCGAACCCGCAGGCCAGCCTGTTTTGAGGTCGGGCGGCGCTTGTGTGTGGCCGCCGTCAAACTTGCAGTCAAACTCGTTTAAAATACGCGTTTTGCGTCCGAACCCCTGCCCTTAAGGAATCGCCATGCCCGTCAACCTGCCCGCCATCGATCCCGCCCAATTGTTCCCGGTCGCCGGGGTCGAGCTCGGCTATGCCTGCGCCGGTATCAAGAAACCCAACCGCAAGGACGTGCTGGTGCTGCGCCTGGCCGAAGGTGCCTCGGTGGCCGGCGTGTTCACGCAGAACCGCTTCTGCGCGGCGCCCGTGCTGGTTTCCAAGGATCACCTGGGCCACGGCAATATCCGTGCGCTGGTGATCAACACCGGCAACGCCAATGCCGGCACCGGCGAAAAGGGCCTGCTCGACGCGCGCGCGGTGTGCGAGGCGGCGGCGAGCAAGCTCGGCGTGAAGTCGTCGCAGGTGCTGCCGTTCTCCACCGGCGTGATTCTCGAGCCGCTGCCCGTCGACAAGATCTTCGCCGGCCTGCCCGACGCGGTGGCCGACCTCAAGGCCGACAACTGGGCCAACGCCGCCGAGGCGATCATGACCACCGACACCCAGCCCAAGGCGACGTCGAAGCGCGTCACCATCGGCGGCCAGACCATCACCATCACGGGCATCTCCAAGGGCGCCGGCATGATCCGCCCGAACATGGCGACCATGCTCGGCTTCGTCGCCACCGACGCGGCCGTGCCGCAGGCGCTGCTGCAGGCACTGCTGCGCCACGCGGCGGATCGCTCGTTCAACCGCATCACGATCGATGGCGATACCTCGACCAATGACTCCTTCATCCTGATCGCCTCGGGCAAGGTTGCGGTGCCGGGCTTCAACGATGCCGACAGCGCCGAGTTCGCCGCGCTGCGCGATGCCGTGACCGAGGTGTCGCAATGGCTGGCGCAGGCCATCGTGCGCGATGGCGAAGGCGCGACCAAGTTCATCAGCGTCAAGGTTGAAGGCGGCAGGAACGAGGATGAGGTGAAGGCCGTGGCCTATGCGATCGCCCATTCGCCGCTGGTGAAGACGGCGTTCTTCGCCTCCGACCCGAACCTCGGTCGCATCCTGGCGGCCGTCGGCTATGCCGGCATCGGCGATCTCGACGTGAGCCTGATCGACCTCTACCTCGACGGTGTGTGGGTCGCCAAGGACGGCGGCCGCAACCCCGACTACAAGGAAGAGGACGGCCAGCGCGTGATGAAGCAGTCCGAGATCACCATCCGCGTGCTGCTCAAGCGCGGCCCGGCCGAGACCACGGTGTGGACCTGCGACTTCTCCTACGACTACGTGCGCATCAACGCCGACTACCGTACCTGATCCCTGTCCCAAGTGCCGCGGGCATCGCGCCCGCGGCTCACCCGCCGCCCCGCCTGATGGCCGCCCTCCCTGTATTGGACCCCCCATGACCCTGCCCCTCGAACACCTCGTTGCGCGTGCCGAGCAGCTGATCGACCGGCTCGAACAGATCCTGCCGCCTGCCGTGCCAGACGTGGCCTGGGATGCCGTGGCCTACCGCTGGCGCAAGCGCCAGGGGCGCGGCTTTCTCGAAGCCGTGCATCACCTGCACAGGATCGGCCTGGCCGACCTGCACAATATCGACCGGCAGAAGCGGCTGATCGAGCAGAACACGCGCCAGTTCGTGCACGGCAAGCCCGCCAACAACGTGCTGCTGACCGGCGCGCGCGGCACCGGCAAGTCCTCGCTGGTGAAGGCGGTGCTCAACGAGTTCGCGGGCCATGGCCTGCGCCTGATCGAGGTGGACAAATCCGATCTGGTCGATCTGCCCGACATCGTCGATCTGATCGCCGAGCGCCCCGAGCGCTATGTGATCTTCTGCGATGACCTGTCCTTCGACGAGGGCGAGGCCGGCTACAAGGCACTCAAGTCGGCGCTCGACGGCTCGGTGGCGGCCGCCACCGACAACCTGCTGATCTACGCGACGTCAAACCGCCGCCACCTGCTGCCCGAGTATTTCCACGAGAACGAGCGTACGCGCCACGTCGGCGAGGAAATCCACCCGGCCGAGGCGGTCGAGGAAAAGGTCTCGCTGTCCGAGCGCTTCGGCCTGTGGGTGTCGTTCTACCCGTTCGGCCAGGATGAATACCTGGCCGCGGTGCGCCACTGGCTCGGTCACTTCGGCGTGGCCGATGTCGATGGCCAACTGGTGACGCGCGAGGCGCTGCAGTGGTCGCTATCGCGTGGCATGCGCTCGGGCCGCGTGGCCTGGCAGTTTGCCCGCGACTGGGCCGGCCGCCTGCAGGATGGCGCCGCATGAGCGACACGGTGGAGGACAAGATCGTCGATGTCGTCGCAGGGGTGCTGCGCCAGCCCGACGGTAGTTTCTTTCTCGCCAGCCGGCCCGAGGGCAAGGTCTACGCGGGCTACTGGGAATTTCCCGGCGGCAAGGTCGAGCCCGGCGAGGCACGCGCCGATGCGCTGACGCGCGAATTGCGCGAGGAGCTCGGCATCGAGGTCGAGCACGCCACGCCGTGGCTCACGCAGGTATTCACCTATCCGCACGCCAAGGTGTGCCTGAATTTCTTTCTCGTCCACCGCTGGCGCGGCGAGCCGCATCCGCACGAGGGCCAGCAGTTCGCCTGGCAGCGTGCCGGCGTGCTCGACGTGTCGCCGGTGCTGCCGGCCAATACGCCGATCTTCCGCGCACTGGCGCTGCCTGAGCTGTATGCGATCACCAATGCCCAGGAATGGGGCGCCGCGCCGCTGCTGGCAAGGCTGGAGGCCGCGCTGGAGCGTGGTCTCAGGCTGATCCAGGTGCGCGAGAAGAGCTGGCCACGTGAGCAGCAGCTGGCCTTTGCCCGCGAAGTCGTGGCCCGCGCCCGGCCCTTTGGCGCCAAGGTATTGATCAACGGCGATGTGACGCTGGCCCACGAGGCGGGGGTGGATGGCGTGCACCTGTCGAGCGGTGCGCTGCTGGCGGCCGGCGAGCGCCCCGATCTGCCTTGGGTCGGCGCCTCCTGTCACGATCTGCGCGAGCTCGAACAGGTGGCGCGGCTCGGCCTCGACTATGCCTTGCTCGGCCCGGCGCAGCCGACGGCCTCGCACCCGGGCCAGCCGGCGCTGGGCTGGGAGGCCTTCCGCGCGCTGCACGCGCATGGCTGGCCATTCCCGATCTACGCGCTCGGCGGCCTTGCGCCGGGCGACCTTGCTACCGCACAGGCCCACGGCGCGCACGGCATCGCGATGCTGAGGCAGGCCTGGTGAGGCGCTGGCTCGCGCCGCTCGTGTTGCTGGCCGCCTGCAGCGGGCCGGACCAGCCGCCGCCGTCTGTGACCTGTGCCGACCCGGCGGCGGGCTGCCGTTTCAAGGTGGGCGAGCGCGAAGTCAGCCTGCGCTTCGGCCAGCCCATCACGGCGATGGCGCCGTTCGACGTGGCCGTGAAGGTTGCGCAGGCGCGCGAGGTCAAGGCCAGCTTTGCCATGCGCGGCATGGATATGGGGAGTAACCAGTATCGCCTGCTCGCCGCAAATGACGGAAACTGGGCCGCCAAGGTCATGCTGCCCGTCTGCGTGCAAGGACGCCGCGACTGGCTCATGACGCTGAGCGTGGACGGCGAGGCCGTCACCGTACCGTTTTCCAGCCATTAACCATCCCTGCCTCGACCGGCAGGCCCGGAGGCCCCATGCGCATTGCCGTCTTCGATACCCACCGCTACGACCGCGAGGCGCTCGAGCACGCCAACGCCGCATTCGGCCATGAGCTGTGCTTTTTCGAGCCGCGCCTGAACGCGCAGACGGCCGAGCTTGCCGGCGGCTTCGACGTGGTCTGCCCCTTCGTCAACGACAGGCTCGACGCCGCCGCGCTCGGCGTGCTGGCGCGGGCCGGTGTGCGGCTGGTGGCCTTGCGTGCGGCCGGCTTCAACGCGGTCGACATTGCCGAGGCCAACCGTCTCGGCCTGCGCGTGGTGCGCGTGCCGGCCTACTCGCCGCATGCGGTGGCCGAGCACGCCTTCGCGCTGCTGCTGACGCTGGTGCGCAAGACGCACCGCGCCTACGGCCGCGTGCGCGACGGCAATTTCTCGCTCGACGGGCTGGTTGGCTTCGATCTGCATGGCAAGACGATAGGCATCGTCGGCGCCGGGCGCATCGGCCAGGCGGCCATCGGCATCGCGCGCGGCTTCGGCTGCCGTACGCTGGTCTATGATCTGGGACGGGACACGGCCTTGGCCGAGCGGCTGGGCTTCGAGTATGCAAGCATGGACGAGGTCCTGGCGCAGGCCGACGTAGTGTCGCTGCACCTGCCGTTGACGCCGCAGAGCCGTCACCTGATCGACACCCACGCGATTGCGCGCATGAAGCCCGGGGCGCTGATCGTCAACACCAGCCGCGGCGCGCTGATCGACACGCACGCGGTGATCGCCGCGCTCAAGTCGGGGCGCCTCGGCGGGGTGGGGCTCGACGTCTACGAGCTGGAGGAGGGGGTGTTCTTCGAGAATCTGTCCGAGGCGCCGTTGCAGGATGACCAGCTGGCGCGCCTGCTGACCTTCCCCAACGTGCTGATCACCTCGCACCAGGGCTTTCTGACGCGCGAGGCGCTCGACAATATCGCCCACACGACGCTGGCTAATGTGCGCGCCTTCGAGCGTGGCGAGGCGCTGGAGAACGAAGTACAGCTCAGCTGAGCACGTCGTCGTCCGGCGGCGTGTCGTCCTTGGTCGGAATGCGGTATTGCTCGTTGGCCCACTGGCCGAGGTCAATCAGCTTGCAGCGCTCGGAGCAGAACGGCCGGAACGCGTTCTCAGACAGCCAGGCGACCTGTGCGCCGCAGCTCGGGCAGGGGACGTAGCGGATGGTTTTTTTGGGCTCGGACATGGTC
Coding sequences within it:
- a CDS encoding ABC transporter substrate-binding protein — encoded protein: MKKNLFRASMLAVSLAFAANAFAAGGEIRVGQSVALTGPLSDSGKDYSTGMKAYFDSINAKGGVGGKKITLIVKDDASLPPKTYQNTQALINDNVDVLAGYTGTPNIALIVRTKALQKANIALVGPLTGADSLRAPYGTEEKAAGQGNYKLEADSIQEGYIPQLFHVRASYGDEARKIVKQAVSLGMQKIGVLYSDDAFGKTGLAAVQAALREHNLELATKGIYNLKTNAVGDAVKTINAVKPQAIVMIANSDAATAFVKQYRDLDPGAQLFALSTVGYKSLTKSVGEDAHGVGISQVVPMPWNSLTPVSKEHLRVMKEFAPDQPVTYATMEGHIVAKVIAEAVKRGGVSREKMSGALESLKGYDAGGYIVNFGPQERRGSKYVDITVISKDGELMR
- the mutY gene encoding A/G-specific adenine glycosylase translates to MPPSSNDFAGRLIAWQQAHGRHDLPWQHSRDPYRVWLSEIMLQQTQVATVIPYYLAFLERFPDIAALAAAPLDDVLAAWSGLGYYTRARNLQKAAQQIVAGHGGVFPDDVALVEALPGIGRSTAAAICAFSFGQRRAILDGNVKRVLARWLGVDGYPGDKKIETRLWAEAEALLPAIGIEAYTQAQMDLGSLICTRGKPRCDACPVSTDCVALRDGLTAVLPAPKPRKAIPSRATVMLLAWDGDRLLLTRRPPSGIWGGLWCLPEVASTLDAETFCTQHGLTLLADQAAADFEHVFTHFRLTITPHALQVARGTALAAEPDWDWFTREQALAAGIPQPLRKLLSNPQASLF
- the argJ gene encoding bifunctional glutamate N-acetyltransferase/amino-acid acetyltransferase ArgJ; translated protein: MPVNLPAIDPAQLFPVAGVELGYACAGIKKPNRKDVLVLRLAEGASVAGVFTQNRFCAAPVLVSKDHLGHGNIRALVINTGNANAGTGEKGLLDARAVCEAAASKLGVKSSQVLPFSTGVILEPLPVDKIFAGLPDAVADLKADNWANAAEAIMTTDTQPKATSKRVTIGGQTITITGISKGAGMIRPNMATMLGFVATDAAVPQALLQALLRHAADRSFNRITIDGDTSTNDSFILIASGKVAVPGFNDADSAEFAALRDAVTEVSQWLAQAIVRDGEGATKFISVKVEGGRNEDEVKAVAYAIAHSPLVKTAFFASDPNLGRILAAVGYAGIGDLDVSLIDLYLDGVWVAKDGGRNPDYKEEDGQRVMKQSEITIRVLLKRGPAETTVWTCDFSYDYVRINADYRT
- a CDS encoding ATP-binding protein encodes the protein MTLPLEHLVARAEQLIDRLEQILPPAVPDVAWDAVAYRWRKRQGRGFLEAVHHLHRIGLADLHNIDRQKRLIEQNTRQFVHGKPANNVLLTGARGTGKSSLVKAVLNEFAGHGLRLIEVDKSDLVDLPDIVDLIAERPERYVIFCDDLSFDEGEAGYKALKSALDGSVAAATDNLLIYATSNRRHLLPEYFHENERTRHVGEEIHPAEAVEEKVSLSERFGLWVSFYPFGQDEYLAAVRHWLGHFGVADVDGQLVTREALQWSLSRGMRSGRVAWQFARDWAGRLQDGAA
- a CDS encoding Nudix family hydrolase, producing the protein MSDTVEDKIVDVVAGVLRQPDGSFFLASRPEGKVYAGYWEFPGGKVEPGEARADALTRELREELGIEVEHATPWLTQVFTYPHAKVCLNFFLVHRWRGEPHPHEGQQFAWQRAGVLDVSPVLPANTPIFRALALPELYAITNAQEWGAAPLLARLEAALERGLRLIQVREKSWPREQQLAFAREVVARARPFGAKVLINGDVTLAHEAGVDGVHLSSGALLAAGERPDLPWVGASCHDLRELEQVARLGLDYALLGPAQPTASHPGQPALGWEAFRALHAHGWPFPIYALGGLAPGDLATAQAHGAHGIAMLRQAW
- a CDS encoding 2-hydroxyacid dehydrogenase, with the protein product MRIAVFDTHRYDREALEHANAAFGHELCFFEPRLNAQTAELAGGFDVVCPFVNDRLDAAALGVLARAGVRLVALRAAGFNAVDIAEANRLGLRVVRVPAYSPHAVAEHAFALLLTLVRKTHRAYGRVRDGNFSLDGLVGFDLHGKTIGIVGAGRIGQAAIGIARGFGCRTLVYDLGRDTALAERLGFEYASMDEVLAQADVVSLHLPLTPQSRHLIDTHAIARMKPGALIVNTSRGALIDTHAVIAALKSGRLGGVGLDVYELEEGVFFENLSEAPLQDDQLARLLTFPNVLITSHQGFLTREALDNIAHTTLANVRAFERGEALENEVQLS
- the yacG gene encoding DNA gyrase inhibitor YacG — translated: MSEPKKTIRYVPCPSCGAQVAWLSENAFRPFCSERCKLIDLGQWANEQYRIPTKDDTPPDDDVLS